The proteins below are encoded in one region of Mangifera indica cultivar Alphonso chromosome 7, CATAS_Mindica_2.1, whole genome shotgun sequence:
- the LOC123220434 gene encoding putative F-box protein PP2-B12: protein MANHHQHQPTTDPHQRCEPESPMSLLPEDCIAAIISFTTPRDACRLSLVSSIFKSAAESDIVWECFLPHDYKSIISYSSSPPYLLSLPSKKELFLSLCDHMIMIDDGQTVFYMRKQSGKKYYVPRFFHSRHHPIWLMERD from the exons ATGGCTAACCACCACCAACACCAACCAACCACTGACCCCCATCAACGATGCGAACCCGAAAGCCCCATGAGTTTATTACCAGAAGACTGCATCGCCGCCATTATCTCCTTCACCACCCCTCGTGACGCCTGCCGCTTGTCCTTGGTTTCTTCCATTTTCAAGTCAGCCGCAGAATCCGACATCGTCTGGGAGTGCTTTTTGCCCCACGACTACAAGTCTATCATTTCTTACTCTTCTTCTCCGCCTTATCTACTGTCTTTGCCTTCCAAGAAGGAGCTTTTTCTCAGTCTCTGTGACCACATGATTATGATTGATGATGGGCAAACG GTCTTTTACATGCGCAAGCAGAGTGGGAAGAAATATTATGTGCCAAGATTCTTTCACAGTAGACATCATCCCATTTGGCTTATGGAAAGAGATTGA
- the LOC123220435 gene encoding putative F-box protein PP2-B12 — MNSLPEGCIADITCCTTPRDACRLSLVSSLFKSAAESDAVWERFLPPDYQSIISNSCPCPSSSSSPPSLLCLPSKKQLFLSLCDHPILIDGGKKAFYLDKQSGKKCYMISARELMIVGGDTPRYWAWSSLPGRGLFQEAAELIEMYTLEIRGKISTCILTPGTHYTAFLVFKLTERSYGFYSPPVEVSVGLVKSESQKRYVYLYVVIGQDDHHPRERRDKWLEVELGDFYNAGHGDDELEISILEVKGGWWKSGLIVQGIEIRPISGTKIYTERGSP; from the exons ATGAATTCATTACCAGAAGGCTGCATAGCCGACATCACCTGCTGCACCACCCCTCGTGACGCGTGCCGTTTGTCCTTGGTTTCTTCCCTTTTCAAGTCCGCTGCAGAATCCGACGCCGTTTGGGAGCGCTTCTTGCCTCCCGACTACCAGTCTATCATTTCTAACTCTTGTCCTTGCCCGTCATCGTCTTCTTCTCCGCCTTCTTTGTTGTGTTTGCCGTCCAAGAAGCAGCTCTTTCTCAGTCTCTGTGACCACCCGATTCTCATTGATGGTGGGAAAAAG GCCTTTTACTTGGACAAGCAGAGTGGGAAGAAATGTTATATGATATCTGCGAGGGAACTCATGATTGTGGGGGGTGATACACCTAGGTATTGGGCATGGTCTTCTTTACCCGGGCGAGGTTT GTTCCAGGAGGCAGCTGAGCTTATAGAAATGTATACGCTCGAGATACGTGGAAAGATTAGTACGTGCATTCTGACCCCAGGGACACATTACACAGCTTTTCTTGTGTTCAAGCTGACGGAAAGGTCGTATGGGTTTTACAGTCCACCAGTTGAGGTCAGTGTTGGACTTGTGAAGAGTGAAAGCCAAAAACGCTATGTGTATTTGTATGTGGTAATCGGGCAAGATGACCATCATCCTAGGGAGAGAAGAGACAAGTGGCTTGAGGTAGAGTTAGGTGACTTTTACAATGCAGGACATGGGGATGATGAATTGGAAATAAGTATTTTGGAGGTGAAGGGAGGTTGGTGGAAGAGTGGCCTCATTGTTCAAGGAATTGAGATAAGGCCAATCAGTGGAACCAAGATTTATACCGAGCGGGGATCTCCGTGA